A window from Prosthecobacter sp. encodes these proteins:
- a CDS encoding DUF4412 domain-containing protein, protein MKTSIRVLAVLFCTVAFARADWVIIQKTNTAGEEKETVTKIKGEQARVDVGTQMSVMVGAEGMMMLMHTQKVLMKMDLATMKTALEMAAKASAPLDKQPATKPVATGQKEKIGDWEAEIFTWEGQLGKGRFWVAKDFPKFAEINAINDKLGKAMGNAMAGLAPQASDFSGMVVKSEMTMMGKNMVTQLISAKEQEVDAKEFTAPEGYSEMKMPMAPGGAPPK, encoded by the coding sequence ATGAAAACCTCCATTCGCGTTCTCGCCGTCCTGTTTTGCACTGTCGCGTTCGCTCGTGCGGACTGGGTCATCATTCAGAAGACCAACACCGCTGGTGAGGAGAAGGAGACGGTCACGAAGATCAAAGGCGAGCAGGCGCGTGTGGATGTGGGGACGCAGATGAGCGTGATGGTGGGGGCGGAGGGCATGATGATGCTCATGCACACGCAGAAAGTGCTCATGAAGATGGATCTGGCGACGATGAAGACGGCGCTGGAGATGGCGGCCAAGGCCTCGGCCCCGCTCGACAAGCAGCCGGCCACCAAGCCGGTGGCGACGGGGCAAAAAGAAAAGATCGGCGACTGGGAGGCCGAGATTTTCACCTGGGAAGGCCAGCTCGGCAAAGGGCGCTTTTGGGTGGCGAAGGACTTTCCGAAGTTCGCGGAGATCAACGCGATCAATGACAAGCTGGGCAAGGCGATGGGCAACGCGATGGCCGGTCTCGCACCTCAGGCGTCTGATTTCAGCGGCATGGTGGTGAAGTCGGAGATGACGATGATGGGCAAAAACATGGTCACTCAGCTCATTTCCGCGAAGGAGCAGGAGGTGGATGCCAAGGAGTTCACCGCCCCGGAAGGCTATAGTGAAATGAAGATGCCGATGGCGCCGGGTGGAGCGCCGCCGAAGTGA
- a CDS encoding beta-ketoacyl synthase N-terminal-like domain-containing protein → MNTSDIHIRGVGAVSAAGWSAADLLKAVRAGTPLPATGCARPGDERTWPCETRLVPAVPPEKISRHPRLRRSSAITRYSVAAALEALADAGHDPAAPPQGLGILFIMMNGCVNYTGRFYHEVLQNPAQASPLIFPETVFNAPASHLASFLGIDGAVSTLVGAPNTIMEALDTATFWIHSGLVEECLLIAAEECDWLSAEALTYYHPQLIASEGAGALLLSASSGGPRVRDVIGPLAYLSWQERCALLPELAAQTQAKLREPATLIDDRTGISKLDRAETTAWSGSPWQTVLSPKLVLGESMGASAALQLVLGTLATRETQQPVVISMPGANTAAYACVLTP, encoded by the coding sequence ATGAACACGAGCGACATCCATATTCGCGGTGTTGGAGCCGTGAGCGCCGCAGGCTGGAGCGCCGCTGACCTGCTCAAGGCCGTGCGTGCTGGAACGCCGCTGCCAGCCACCGGCTGCGCACGTCCCGGCGATGAGCGCACCTGGCCCTGCGAGACGCGCCTCGTTCCCGCCGTGCCGCCGGAAAAGATCTCGCGTCATCCACGCCTCCGCCGCTCAAGTGCCATCACGCGCTACTCGGTGGCCGCCGCACTCGAGGCGCTGGCCGATGCCGGGCACGACCCTGCGGCTCCGCCACAGGGGCTGGGCATCCTTTTCATCATGATGAACGGCTGTGTGAACTACACAGGCCGCTTCTACCACGAGGTGCTGCAAAATCCCGCGCAAGCCAGCCCGCTCATCTTCCCGGAAACCGTGTTCAACGCACCTGCCTCGCACCTCGCCTCCTTCCTCGGCATCGACGGTGCGGTCAGCACGCTCGTGGGCGCGCCGAACACGATCATGGAGGCGCTCGACACCGCCACGTTCTGGATTCACAGCGGCCTCGTCGAGGAATGCCTGCTCATCGCCGCCGAAGAGTGCGACTGGCTCAGCGCCGAGGCGCTCACCTATTATCACCCACAGCTCATCGCGTCCGAAGGAGCAGGTGCGCTGCTGCTCTCCGCCAGCAGTGGCGGCCCGCGTGTGCGTGATGTGATCGGCCCGCTGGCCTATCTTTCCTGGCAAGAACGCTGCGCCTTGCTGCCGGAACTTGCGGCACAAACACAGGCAAAGCTCCGCGAACCAGCCACCCTCATCGACGACCGCACCGGCATCTCCAAACTCGACCGTGCGGAGACAACCGCGTGGTCTGGGAGCCCATGGCAGACCGTGCTCAGCCCGAAGCTCGTTCTGGGCGAGAGCATGGGCGCCAGCGCGGCCTTGCAGCTTGTGCTCGGAACTCTGGCAACACGTGAAACGCAGCAGCCTGTGGTCATTTCCATGCCCGGCGCCAACACGGCGGCCTACGCGTGCGTGTTGACGCCATGA
- a CDS encoding beta-ketoacyl-[acyl-carrier-protein] synthase family protein: MPPPPRQRIAITGAGIVSPLGLGWQANEQSLAADRIAFRPVELFDTTGLIAKTAGVVDVPAENLFHRVSAHKQAFVDRGTRMLLLAIREALAQAGRETMDGIDAMVIGTSAGAMPLGEAYFENARQDAGRVPSQLSRAEHYQPQRQMSSIAAEFGWRGPVIIVSNACASGANAIGWAADMIRSGRAKRVIAGGYDALAKLVFSGFDSLHALAPSGIPRPFDAQRDGLALGEGAAVMLLEAEDARQSDALGDVAGYSTATDLHHLTQPDPEGKAAIRTMTSACAQAGVSPAQIGYVNSHGTGTPFNDVAEAAAIAAWAGDAVKNIPVSSTKSAMGHLLGGAGAVEAVICLMALRGQWLPASLNVREVDPAVCFDLVQKFRQARLEHALTNSFGFGGTNATLVLQRRTA, from the coding sequence GTGCCGCCACCCCCACGCCAGCGCATCGCCATCACCGGAGCCGGGATTGTTTCGCCGCTGGGCCTGGGCTGGCAGGCGAATGAGCAGTCGTTGGCGGCGGATCGCATCGCGTTCCGGCCGGTCGAGCTTTTCGACACGACCGGTCTCATCGCCAAAACTGCCGGGGTGGTCGATGTGCCTGCGGAAAACCTGTTTCACCGTGTTTCCGCGCACAAACAGGCCTTCGTCGATCGCGGCACGCGCATGCTGCTCCTTGCCATCCGCGAAGCGCTGGCCCAGGCCGGGCGTGAAACCATGGACGGCATCGACGCGATGGTCATCGGCACCTCCGCCGGGGCGATGCCGCTGGGCGAGGCCTATTTCGAAAACGCGCGCCAGGATGCAGGACGTGTCCCCTCCCAGCTTTCCCGTGCGGAGCATTACCAGCCACAGCGCCAGATGAGCAGCATCGCCGCCGAATTCGGCTGGCGTGGCCCGGTCATCATCGTTTCCAACGCCTGCGCCTCCGGTGCCAACGCCATCGGCTGGGCGGCCGACATGATTCGTTCTGGCAGGGCCAAACGCGTGATCGCTGGCGGCTACGATGCGCTCGCAAAACTCGTGTTTTCCGGATTCGACAGCCTGCACGCCCTCGCCCCCAGCGGCATTCCACGCCCCTTTGATGCGCAGCGCGATGGCCTCGCGCTGGGTGAAGGTGCCGCCGTGATGCTGCTCGAAGCCGAGGATGCGCGCCAAAGCGACGCGCTGGGAGATGTGGCCGGCTATTCGACCGCCACCGACCTGCATCACCTCACGCAGCCCGACCCCGAGGGAAAAGCCGCGATCCGCACCATGACGAGCGCCTGCGCCCAGGCCGGTGTTTCTCCGGCGCAAATTGGCTATGTGAACTCCCACGGCACCGGCACGCCCTTCAATGACGTGGCCGAAGCCGCCGCCATCGCCGCTTGGGCGGGTGATGCTGTGAAAAACATTCCCGTCAGTTCCACCAAATCGGCGATGGGTCATCTCCTCGGCGGTGCCGGAGCAGTCGAGGCGGTGATCTGCCTGATGGCGTTGCGCGGCCAATGGCTCCCCGCGAGCCTGAACGTGCGCGAGGTCGATCCCGCCGTGTGCTTTGACCTCGTGCAAAAATTCCGCCAAGCCCGTTTGGAGCATGCGCTGACCAATTCCTTCGGCTTTGGCGGCACAAACGCGACCCTCGTCCTGCAAAGGAGGACCGCATGA